One window from the genome of Thermithiobacillus plumbiphilus encodes:
- the recC gene encoding exodeoxyribonuclease V subunit gamma: MLRIYHGNRLETLLERLSDLCRTPLANPLAPELIITQHAGMARWLSQRLAIQQGIAANLDFPLPSAFVWRVLREQDAALPQESPFDRAVLVWRIFACLPECLAQPGFEELQHYLREDAGEFKRYQLAGQIADVFDQYLIYRPQWLLAWEAGEDDHWQAQLWRKLVGEGDTRHRAQLLTDFLTRCRQGSWNSSLPERISIFGINTLPPIYLEVLVQLSRIRDVHLFVLNPCLEYWGDLVSSRDQARLQAYWQRKGKTDASAYFPVLNEILASQGRLGREYQELLQKYAADAEVEMCFEAPDTNTLLGCLQTDILLLDGGQATGQVSIPAQDLSLQIHACHSPLREVQVLHDQLLACFESHPDLRPADIAVMCPNIERYAPYIEAVFGAASGNRYIPWAISDRSPRQEHPLLQAFLQLLQLPGSRYGVSEVLALLEVPAVLRRFGLDADGLDCLRQWVRDSGVRWGRDPAARTALGLPALSDHTWQFGLERMYLGYAMHPEDSLFMERHPYTVIEGADARHLGSLSSFIEALDSYRVLLDDDLKPAQWVELLNRLLNAFFLADDEETPLLQGIRDSLDAWLEDTGRAGFDAPLGLGVVRDALQGALRDPGARARFLAGQVNFCGMVPMRSIPFRVLCLIGLNDGDYPRIQRRPGFDLMAARPEPGDRSLREDDRYLFLECLLSTRERLYLSYVGRNQRDNSVMLPSVLVSELLDYLEVGYIGEQGRISDQLITEHPLQPFGHHYYGRETGLFSYASEWLPALPEISGEPPFIEQPLCEPEPDRRQVDLADLLRFFRNPAKFFLRDRLGIHLEEAEAALADAEPFELAGLSRYQMQSEMLARALAGEDLETYFPVLRAQGALPCGAFGQTIYQQQRQTIEDFARERVAPHLGDPCEPLEIRLRLGDFHLHGWLRGLTAAGLLSYRPAKVKASDRIGLWLQHLVLCCTPTESPNSIHIGTDQILRLAPFSDAEAQLERFLQAHWQGLREPLAFFPQCSHAYASARAAGKSAEEALASAEKLWESTPFQIGEGDSSEIRVAWRGRRPFERDFEDLAQRLLVPMCELLQKKRS; the protein is encoded by the coding sequence ATGCTGAGGATCTATCACGGCAATCGGCTTGAAACGCTGCTTGAGCGCCTGAGTGATCTGTGTCGCACGCCGCTGGCCAATCCGCTGGCGCCGGAACTGATCATCACCCAGCACGCCGGCATGGCGCGCTGGCTGTCCCAGCGACTTGCCATCCAGCAGGGCATTGCCGCCAATCTCGATTTTCCGCTGCCCTCGGCCTTTGTCTGGCGCGTCCTGCGGGAACAGGATGCAGCCTTGCCGCAGGAGTCTCCCTTTGACCGAGCGGTGCTGGTCTGGCGGATCTTTGCCTGTCTGCCCGAATGCCTGGCGCAGCCGGGTTTTGAGGAGTTGCAGCACTATCTGCGCGAGGATGCTGGCGAGTTCAAACGCTATCAGCTGGCCGGACAGATTGCCGACGTCTTCGATCAGTACCTGATCTACCGGCCGCAATGGCTGCTGGCCTGGGAGGCGGGCGAGGATGATCACTGGCAGGCGCAGCTCTGGCGCAAGCTGGTGGGGGAGGGCGATACCCGGCACCGGGCGCAACTGCTGACAGATTTCCTGACACGTTGCCGGCAAGGTTCATGGAACAGCAGCTTGCCCGAACGCATCAGCATTTTTGGCATCAATACCCTGCCACCGATCTACCTCGAAGTGCTCGTTCAGCTGTCCAGGATCCGCGATGTGCATCTGTTCGTGCTCAATCCCTGCCTGGAATACTGGGGTGATCTCGTGTCCTCCCGGGACCAGGCGCGCCTGCAGGCTTACTGGCAACGCAAGGGCAAGACCGATGCCAGCGCTTATTTCCCGGTGCTCAACGAAATCCTGGCCTCCCAGGGGCGGCTCGGGCGCGAGTATCAGGAGCTGCTGCAAAAATACGCTGCGGATGCCGAAGTGGAAATGTGCTTCGAAGCCCCGGACACGAACACGCTGCTGGGTTGCCTACAGACCGATATCCTGCTGCTCGACGGCGGTCAGGCCACTGGGCAGGTAAGCATCCCGGCCCAGGATCTTTCCCTGCAGATCCATGCCTGCCACAGCCCACTGCGCGAGGTGCAAGTGTTGCACGATCAGTTGCTGGCCTGCTTCGAGTCCCACCCGGACCTGCGGCCAGCGGACATCGCCGTCATGTGTCCGAATATCGAGCGCTATGCGCCCTATATCGAGGCGGTGTTCGGGGCGGCCAGCGGCAATCGCTACATTCCCTGGGCCATCAGCGATCGCAGCCCGCGCCAGGAACATCCCTTGCTGCAGGCTTTTTTGCAATTGCTGCAGTTGCCGGGTAGCCGTTACGGGGTCTCCGAGGTGCTGGCCCTGCTCGAGGTGCCTGCCGTGCTGCGGCGCTTCGGACTCGATGCCGACGGGCTGGACTGCCTGCGCCAGTGGGTGCGCGACAGTGGCGTGCGCTGGGGGCGCGATCCTGCGGCGCGCACCGCCCTTGGCCTGCCTGCGCTCAGCGATCACACCTGGCAGTTCGGGCTGGAGCGCATGTATCTTGGCTATGCCATGCATCCCGAGGACAGCCTGTTCATGGAACGCCACCCCTACACGGTGATAGAGGGCGCCGATGCCCGTCATCTTGGCAGTCTCAGCAGCTTCATCGAGGCACTGGACAGCTATCGGGTGCTGCTCGACGACGATCTGAAACCCGCGCAGTGGGTGGAACTGCTCAATCGTCTCCTGAACGCCTTTTTCCTGGCGGACGATGAAGAAACCCCCTTGTTGCAGGGTATCCGTGATTCGCTGGATGCCTGGCTGGAGGATACCGGGCGGGCGGGCTTCGACGCCCCGCTTGGGCTTGGCGTGGTCCGGGATGCCCTGCAGGGCGCCTTGCGGGATCCGGGAGCCAGGGCCCGCTTTCTGGCCGGTCAGGTCAATTTCTGCGGCATGGTGCCGATGCGCAGCATCCCCTTTCGGGTGCTTTGCCTGATCGGTCTCAATGACGGGGACTACCCGCGCATCCAGCGACGCCCCGGCTTCGACCTGATGGCTGCGCGGCCCGAGCCCGGCGACCGCTCGCTGCGGGAAGATGATCGCTACCTCTTTCTGGAATGCCTGCTGTCGACCCGGGAGCGCCTCTATCTCAGTTACGTCGGGCGCAATCAGCGCGATAACAGCGTGATGCTGCCCTCGGTACTGGTCAGCGAACTGCTGGATTACCTTGAGGTCGGCTATATTGGCGAGCAGGGCAGGATCTCGGATCAGCTGATCACCGAGCACCCGCTGCAGCCCTTCGGCCATCACTACTATGGCAGGGAGACCGGCCTTTTCAGCTACGCCAGCGAGTGGCTGCCGGCCCTGCCGGAAATTTCCGGTGAACCGCCTTTCATTGAGCAGCCACTCTGTGAGCCGGAGCCTGATCGCCGGCAGGTGGACCTGGCTGATCTGCTCCGCTTCTTTCGCAATCCCGCGAAGTTCTTTCTCAGGGACCGCCTCGGTATCCATCTGGAAGAAGCTGAAGCCGCATTGGCGGATGCCGAGCCCTTCGAGCTTGCTGGCCTGTCGCGTTATCAGATGCAGTCGGAGATGCTGGCGCGTGCGCTGGCCGGCGAAGATCTCGAAACCTACTTTCCCGTGCTGCGGGCCCAGGGGGCGCTGCCCTGCGGCGCTTTCGGCCAGACGATCTATCAGCAACAGCGTCAAACGATCGAAGACTTTGCCCGGGAGCGCGTGGCGCCACATCTGGGCGATCCCTGCGAGCCTCTGGAAATCAGGCTGCGACTGGGTGACTTTCACCTGCATGGCTGGCTGCGCGGCCTGACTGCGGCAGGCCTGCTGAGCTACCGTCCCGCGAAGGTCAAGGCCAGCGATCGCATCGGGCTCTGGCTCCAGCATCTGGTCCTGTGCTGTACTCCGACAGAAAGCCCCAACAGCATCCACATAGGCACTGATCAGATCTTGCGCCTTGCACCGTTCAGCGACGCCGAAGCGCAACTTGAAAGATTTCTTCAAGCCCACTGGCAGGGCCTGCGAGAGCCGCTGGCCTTCTTTCCGCAGTGCAGCCATGCCTATGCCAGTGCCCGCGCGGCGGGCAAATCTGCCGAGGAAGCCCTGGCTAGCGCCGAAAAACTCTGGGAAAGCACGCCTTTTCAGATCGGCGAGGGCGATAGCTCCGAGATCCGGGTGGCCTGGCGGGGACGCAGGCCCTTCGAGCGCGACTTTGAGGATCTGGCGCAGCGGCTTCTGGTACCCATGTGCGAACTGTTGCAGAAAAAGAGGTCCTGA